In Ilumatobacter fluminis, the following proteins share a genomic window:
- a CDS encoding BTAD domain-containing putative transcriptional regulator produces MSSEQGSRNSDVGSPRAPVAAPLVRIPRPRLTERVGRAMSGQAIVIVAPAGYGKTTLVEEALATTHRRAAWVRCTPADRHADRLLSSIVRAVDDAVPGSSEVIADARDGGQPAPDPGDGVRALLAECDRLLVDPIVIVIDDAENLTESEGACAIVDELVRDTGSMVGVALLSRRALPLRLAKPRHSGRLVELGIGDLAFDASECSDLVARAAGRNVSTDEVDGLLTATEGWPMGIATLVSGGDPGDGTVGIERPFRSPNALREYLREEVLAPLAEPLRTTLLCSAVPRRLTPAVAVALDLPDDHLAGAGTRGLFLQRLAGGSNADGWSYAYHPLFREALLDQLSADLTDAEIRDVHRRVAPAVAAHDPVEAIEHRLAAQEWSSAIDAIVAETGASASMSTALVRGWLDQLPDSHRADARVDLMLGHLAWADGRFDVAIEHLRAGLAAGPAADVDRQIEWWARFRLVDCLGMIGRPDDGVPVVDGFDRPDVRAAGPIAAAAALYAAHGIASAGRPADALDLAARVNDLPEADRVAPIDALLRAYIDVPAGRLAEAADRTLAAYRQVEHDDPLSMRLNLMAAHATVLGEQGHRDQAFEWWERQRVQAERALLVARVDTIRGLQAMLLAQSGRSSDAENLLALRDPTGTWADQSAYVARALLAAADGDRASTIAAAQHAIAAASVGPPLYRWSTLIEVVPALVTVGAHERAATVLDAAAALVDDCYPGATGRHLVARTTIRRAALAIAGGDIDQASELVADGLRNAGETAPDIVRLEWGEIGPAVSTALENGTLSPAATIECLWTAFPDGAALVELASHPVAAVRRSAFRPALASGNPTARAVVTHAVDDADPTVARSAADAVALVAMSPPPRRFESLGGFRIRRGGWSTDDGSWTRPADARLVRFLLVHGETPVPTDLLFDALWPDLDSQGARRSLQVSASRVRKLLDDPGPSPSIIDAGPDTYRLRLSEGDVLDWQQFERAAAAALDATTPSLRLLEHAHSLWGGEPLPEERYSDWAASWRARLVDRCVDVLVALVGVHSDRDDHAAAIRIARELVDIDPYDERSHRLLMAALARSGRRGQALRQFLVCRRMLLEDLGVEPSAATSALRGKILDGGPL; encoded by the coding sequence ATGTCGAGCGAACAGGGATCGAGGAACAGCGACGTCGGCTCGCCCCGCGCGCCGGTCGCCGCCCCGCTCGTCCGGATCCCTCGTCCACGACTCACCGAACGCGTCGGCCGCGCCATGTCCGGCCAAGCGATCGTCATCGTCGCCCCGGCCGGGTACGGCAAGACGACACTCGTCGAAGAGGCGCTGGCGACGACGCACCGTCGAGCGGCCTGGGTTCGCTGCACACCGGCCGACCGGCACGCCGACCGACTCCTGAGCTCGATCGTCCGTGCGGTCGACGACGCGGTTCCCGGCTCGTCGGAGGTGATCGCAGACGCCCGTGACGGCGGGCAGCCGGCGCCGGATCCGGGCGACGGCGTGCGGGCGCTCTTGGCCGAGTGCGACCGCTTGCTCGTCGACCCGATCGTCATCGTGATCGACGACGCGGAGAACCTGACCGAGTCGGAGGGAGCGTGTGCCATCGTCGACGAACTGGTCCGCGACACCGGATCGATGGTGGGCGTCGCCCTCTTGTCGCGGCGGGCGCTCCCGCTCCGTCTGGCCAAGCCGAGGCACTCCGGGCGTCTCGTCGAGCTCGGCATCGGCGACCTGGCGTTCGATGCATCGGAGTGCAGCGATCTCGTCGCCCGCGCCGCCGGGCGAAACGTGTCGACCGACGAGGTCGACGGGCTGTTGACGGCGACCGAGGGCTGGCCGATGGGGATCGCCACCCTGGTGAGCGGCGGAGACCCCGGCGACGGCACCGTAGGAATCGAGCGGCCGTTCCGCTCGCCGAACGCGCTTCGGGAGTATCTCCGGGAGGAGGTGCTCGCACCGCTCGCAGAACCGTTGCGAACGACGCTGCTCTGCTCGGCCGTCCCGCGCCGCCTGACGCCGGCGGTCGCTGTTGCGCTCGACCTCCCCGACGACCATCTCGCCGGAGCCGGCACCCGCGGGCTGTTCCTCCAACGTCTCGCCGGCGGATCGAACGCGGACGGATGGTCCTACGCCTATCACCCGCTGTTCCGCGAAGCGCTGCTCGACCAGCTGAGCGCCGACCTCACCGACGCCGAGATCCGTGACGTCCACCGGCGCGTCGCTCCCGCCGTCGCAGCGCACGACCCCGTCGAAGCGATCGAGCACCGGCTCGCCGCACAGGAGTGGTCGAGCGCCATCGACGCGATCGTCGCCGAGACGGGTGCGTCGGCCTCGATGTCGACGGCGCTCGTGCGCGGATGGCTCGACCAGCTCCCCGACAGTCACCGTGCCGACGCCCGAGTCGATCTGATGCTGGGCCACCTCGCCTGGGCCGACGGCCGCTTCGACGTCGCCATCGAGCACCTCCGAGCAGGCCTCGCCGCCGGTCCCGCAGCCGACGTCGACCGTCAGATCGAATGGTGGGCTCGCTTCCGACTCGTCGACTGTCTCGGCATGATCGGCCGGCCCGACGACGGGGTGCCCGTCGTCGACGGCTTCGACCGACCCGACGTCCGAGCGGCCGGCCCGATCGCCGCGGCGGCAGCGTTGTACGCCGCACACGGCATCGCATCGGCCGGTCGGCCGGCCGACGCACTCGATCTGGCCGCGCGGGTGAACGACCTGCCCGAGGCGGACAGGGTCGCACCGATCGATGCGCTGCTTCGCGCGTACATCGACGTCCCGGCCGGGAGGCTCGCCGAGGCCGCGGACCGAACGCTCGCCGCCTACCGCCAGGTGGAACACGACGACCCCCTGAGCATGCGGCTCAATTTGATGGCAGCACACGCCACGGTGCTCGGTGAGCAGGGTCACCGAGATCAGGCGTTCGAGTGGTGGGAGCGTCAACGGGTGCAGGCCGAGCGGGCGCTGCTGGTCGCTCGGGTCGACACGATCCGGGGGTTGCAGGCGATGTTGCTCGCGCAGTCGGGGCGCTCGTCCGACGCCGAGAACCTCCTGGCCCTCCGCGACCCCACCGGGACGTGGGCCGATCAGTCGGCGTACGTCGCTCGGGCACTCCTCGCAGCCGCCGACGGCGACCGAGCCTCGACGATCGCTGCGGCACAGCACGCCATCGCCGCCGCGTCGGTCGGCCCACCGCTCTACCGATGGTCGACGCTGATCGAGGTCGTGCCGGCGCTCGTCACCGTCGGTGCCCACGAGCGGGCAGCAACGGTGCTCGACGCCGCCGCTGCGCTCGTCGACGACTGCTACCCCGGTGCGACGGGTCGCCACCTCGTGGCCCGGACCACGATCCGCCGGGCGGCGCTGGCCATCGCCGGCGGCGACATCGATCAGGCGTCCGAGCTCGTCGCCGACGGCCTGCGCAACGCAGGAGAGACGGCCCCCGACATCGTCCGGTTGGAATGGGGCGAGATCGGACCGGCGGTCTCCACCGCGCTCGAGAACGGCACGCTGTCGCCCGCTGCCACGATCGAGTGCCTCTGGACCGCCTTCCCCGACGGCGCCGCGCTCGTCGAGCTGGCCTCACACCCCGTCGCCGCCGTCCGTCGCTCGGCGTTCCGTCCCGCCCTCGCGTCGGGCAACCCCACCGCTCGTGCGGTCGTCACGCACGCCGTCGACGACGCCGACCCGACGGTGGCCCGTTCGGCCGCCGACGCCGTCGCACTCGTCGCGATGTCGCCGCCTCCGCGCCGGTTCGAATCGCTCGGCGGGTTCCGGATCCGGCGTGGCGGTTGGAGCACCGACGACGGATCGTGGACTCGGCCCGCCGATGCCCGGCTGGTTCGCTTCCTGCTCGTTCACGGCGAGACACCGGTGCCCACCGATCTGCTCTTCGACGCTCTGTGGCCCGACCTCGACAGCCAAGGGGCCCGACGCAGCCTGCAGGTGTCGGCGTCGCGGGTCCGCAAGCTGCTCGACGACCCGGGCCCGTCGCCGAGCATCATCGACGCCGGCCCCGACACGTACCGGCTGCGACTCAGCGAGGGCGACGTCCTCGACTGGCAACAGTTCGAGCGAGCGGCCGCCGCCGCGCTCGACGCCACGACACCGTCGCTGCGCCTGCTCGAGCATGCCCACTCGCTCTGGGGAGGCGAGCCGTTGCCCGAGGAGCGCTACTCGGATTGGGCGGCCAGTTGGCGGGCGCGTCTCGTCGACCGATGCGTCGACGTCCTCGTCGCACTCGTCGGTGTGCACAGCGATCGCGACGACCACGCAGCCGCGATCCGCATCGCGCGCGAGCTCGTCGACATCGATCCGTACGACGAACGCTCCCACCGGCTCCTCATGGCGGCACTGGCCCGGAGCGGTCGGCGCGGACAGGCCTTGCGCCAGTTCCTCGTGTGCCGACGGATGCTGCTGGAAGACCTCGGCGTCGAGCCCAGCGCCGCCACCTCAGCGCTTCGCGGGAAAATCCTCGACGGCGGCCCCCTCTGA
- a CDS encoding NAD(P)/FAD-dependent oxidoreductase, producing MAATAAVIGGGPAGLIAAERLAASGAEVTVYDHAPSVGRKFLLAGRGGLNITHAEPFEQFVTRYGDAADHLRPSLEAFPPASLREWCDDLGQPTFAGSSGRVFPEAFRATPLLRAWLARLTDAGVRLNPRTRWLGWTDDGGVRLGTADGDRTEHPGATVLALGGASWPRVGSDGGWVDTFLRAGIDVAPLRAANVRVLVGWTSWFVRQFAGEPLKNVALTVGERTVRGEPVVTEHGLEGGPVYALGDLIRDELDEHGTATLTIDLAPDLTAAQLDERLGRRERDSTSTRLKRAGLHAVAVNVLREATSNELPTDHEQLAALIKAVPLRVSGTASIDRAISSAGGVRWSELDEHLMLRRRPGTFVSGEMIDWEAPTGGYLLQACFSTGRTAGDGAAAWLNAR from the coding sequence ATGGCAGCGACGGCGGCAGTGATCGGCGGGGGACCGGCCGGTCTGATCGCGGCAGAACGCCTCGCGGCCTCCGGCGCCGAGGTGACCGTGTATGACCATGCCCCGTCGGTCGGCCGCAAATTTCTCCTCGCCGGACGTGGCGGGCTCAACATCACCCACGCCGAACCGTTCGAACAGTTCGTCACGCGGTACGGCGACGCCGCCGACCACCTCCGACCGTCGCTCGAGGCGTTCCCGCCAGCCTCGCTCCGCGAGTGGTGTGACGACCTGGGCCAGCCCACCTTCGCCGGCAGCAGCGGCCGCGTGTTCCCCGAGGCGTTCCGGGCGACGCCGCTCCTGCGAGCCTGGCTCGCCCGCCTCACCGACGCAGGCGTCCGGCTCAACCCGCGCACCCGCTGGCTGGGCTGGACCGACGACGGCGGCGTGCGGCTCGGCACGGCCGACGGTGACCGAACTGAACATCCCGGAGCGACCGTGCTCGCGCTCGGCGGCGCGAGTTGGCCGCGGGTCGGCTCCGACGGCGGCTGGGTCGACACCTTCCTCCGAGCCGGCATCGACGTCGCCCCACTGCGCGCTGCCAACGTGCGCGTGCTCGTCGGGTGGACCAGCTGGTTCGTGCGCCAGTTCGCCGGCGAGCCGCTCAAGAACGTCGCTCTCACCGTGGGCGAGCGGACGGTTCGGGGCGAACCCGTGGTGACCGAACACGGGCTGGAAGGCGGCCCGGTGTACGCCCTCGGCGACCTGATCCGCGACGAGCTCGACGAACACGGCACCGCCACGCTCACGATCGACCTGGCGCCCGACCTCACCGCCGCCCAACTCGACGAGCGTCTCGGCCGACGCGAACGCGACTCCACCTCCACCCGCCTGAAGCGGGCCGGCCTCCACGCCGTCGCCGTCAACGTGCTGCGTGAAGCGACCAGCAACGAGCTGCCGACCGACCACGAGCAACTGGCCGCCCTCATCAAAGCGGTGCCGCTGCGCGTGAGCGGCACGGCGTCGATCGACCGGGCGATCTCGTCGGCCGGCGGGGTGCGCTGGAGCGAACTCGACGAGCACCTCATGCTGCGGCGCCGACCCGGCACGTTCGTCAGCGGCGAGATGATCGACTGGGAAGCCCCGACCGGCGGCTACCTCCTCCAAGCCTGCTTCAGCACCGGCCGCACCGCCGGCGACGGCGCCGCCGCCTGGTTGAACGCTCGGTAA
- a CDS encoding TetR/AcrR family transcriptional regulator: MATPRGTLSSDQIVDAASDLIAEEGLSKLSMRRLGARLGVDPMALYHHVGNKQQLLARVLQQTTVDLPDTDPDVPWADEVRRWAIAWWQIVVRNRELVAASLVDPAIASGGIPAAEPLTHAVRRSGLDPETATAAVYLVVDFVHGSALSGGLDRADERANELRAHFERGLDIVIAGIAAEEQT, translated from the coding sequence ATGGCGACACCACGCGGAACGCTGTCCAGCGACCAGATCGTCGACGCGGCGTCCGACCTGATCGCCGAGGAGGGTCTGTCGAAGCTGTCGATGCGTCGGCTCGGCGCCCGCCTCGGCGTCGACCCGATGGCCCTCTACCACCACGTCGGCAACAAGCAACAGCTGCTCGCCCGGGTGCTCCAGCAAACGACCGTCGATCTCCCCGACACCGACCCCGACGTGCCGTGGGCCGACGAGGTGCGGCGGTGGGCGATCGCCTGGTGGCAGATCGTCGTCCGCAATCGCGAACTCGTCGCAGCGTCGCTCGTCGATCCGGCGATCGCCTCCGGCGGCATCCCGGCCGCCGAACCGCTCACCCACGCCGTGCGCCGCAGCGGCCTCGACCCCGAGACGGCCACGGCGGCGGTCTATCTCGTCGTCGACTTCGTCCACGGTTCGGCCCTCAGCGGCGGACTCGACCGCGCCGACGAACGGGCGAACGAACTCCGGGCCCACTTCGAGCGAGGACTCGACATCGTCATCGCCGGCATCGCCGCCGAAGAACAGACCTGA
- a CDS encoding pyridoxamine 5'-phosphate oxidase family protein has protein sequence MHERPDDLTALQRLIDASYAGAGPHLREIHAPERRLDAAALATRLDGMCLLTLATTTRDGRPITGPVDGIFFRGSFHFGSSPTSLRFRHIGERSAVSATHLPGEHFAVSVHGTAQRIDVEAAEHAQFRQTLLDIYLPRYGDAWLEVMDGAAFARIDAHRLFAFHFDDATH, from the coding sequence ATGCACGAACGTCCCGACGACCTCACGGCACTGCAACGGCTGATCGACGCGAGCTACGCAGGTGCCGGACCGCACCTGCGGGAGATTCACGCCCCCGAACGGCGGCTCGACGCCGCTGCGCTCGCGACCCGGCTCGACGGGATGTGCCTCCTCACGTTGGCCACCACGACGCGCGACGGCCGGCCGATCACCGGACCGGTCGACGGGATCTTCTTCCGTGGTTCGTTCCACTTCGGCTCGTCGCCCACGTCGCTCCGGTTCCGCCACATCGGTGAGCGGTCGGCGGTGAGTGCGACCCATCTGCCAGGTGAGCACTTCGCGGTGTCAGTGCACGGGACCGCACAGCGAATCGACGTCGAGGCCGCCGAGCACGCCCAGTTCCGTCAGACGCTGCTCGACATTTACCTCCCCCGCTACGGCGACGCCTGGCTCGAGGTGATGGACGGTGCCGCCTTCGCCCGCATCGACGCCCACCGCCTCTTCGCCTTCCACTTCGACGACGCAACCCACTGA
- a CDS encoding HAD-IA family hydrolase, producing MTTNDPEGRAVDARPRPPAAVLWDMDGTLVDTEPYWFSSERDLVDEFGRGDWPDEMAEKMVGFDLRDAAGFLQANGGVDLPKDEIVERLLDGVIARLHREIPWRPGARELLADLNEAGVPCALVTMSWRRFVDPVMAALPPGSFVATITGDEVPEGEGKPHPTPYLLGAEACGADPRDCVAIEDSPTGARSALAAGCRVLAVPNVKSPEPAPGLTHVDSLEPIRIDDLGALLDAPLEQPKPSRRGAGRARATAGGERSGGFEINRSLLLIVLGVITAAVVAGAWWVSDNPPERPEPPPGAIATDVWVPYWTLDDVTTDGIDRLQVVRELSPFWYETVGVDDIRVDEQAQEDEIGVFLEAVDGAYIVPSIRDHMPAGGMAAIIADPATRTEHVETILAFADEHEAVGIDIDYEQFAFADGSDTWETTRPNWVAFVEELADALHDTDRTLTVSIPGIWARTETSVEGYWVYDHAAIAPFVDAIRIMAYDYSVAEPGPIAPLWWVEDVVASLSEEVPEEYHSKLVLGVPSYGVNWVTSEVGECPDDATGRTGVTARGALDLADRRGGVPEYNDVDGEWRFTYALNVGEGDTACVQNRQVRWVDSEGVDARVLIAREAGWGGAALWALGYDDPEVWAAFTDAARRDLSTTTTTE from the coding sequence GTGACCACCAACGATCCCGAGGGGCGAGCCGTCGACGCTCGCCCCCGTCCACCCGCAGCGGTGCTGTGGGACATGGACGGCACCTTGGTCGACACCGAGCCGTACTGGTTCTCGTCGGAACGTGACCTCGTCGACGAGTTCGGTCGTGGCGACTGGCCCGACGAGATGGCCGAGAAGATGGTCGGGTTCGATCTGCGTGACGCCGCCGGGTTCCTGCAGGCCAACGGCGGCGTCGACCTCCCCAAGGACGAGATCGTCGAACGCCTCCTCGACGGCGTCATCGCTCGCCTCCACCGTGAGATCCCCTGGCGTCCCGGTGCCCGCGAACTGCTGGCCGATCTGAACGAGGCCGGGGTGCCGTGTGCGCTCGTCACGATGTCGTGGCGGCGGTTCGTCGACCCGGTCATGGCGGCACTGCCGCCGGGTTCGTTCGTCGCCACGATCACCGGCGACGAGGTGCCCGAGGGCGAGGGCAAGCCGCATCCGACGCCGTACCTGTTGGGTGCCGAGGCGTGCGGTGCCGACCCCCGTGACTGTGTCGCGATCGAGGACTCACCGACCGGCGCCCGTTCCGCCCTGGCCGCGGGCTGCCGTGTGCTGGCGGTGCCGAACGTGAAGTCGCCCGAGCCGGCGCCCGGTCTCACCCACGTCGACTCGCTCGAGCCGATCCGCATCGACGACCTCGGCGCCCTGCTCGACGCACCGCTGGAACAGCCGAAGCCGAGTCGCCGTGGGGCCGGCCGCGCCCGGGCGACGGCCGGCGGCGAGCGCAGCGGCGGGTTCGAGATCAATCGGTCGCTGCTGCTGATCGTGCTCGGCGTGATCACCGCAGCGGTCGTTGCCGGCGCCTGGTGGGTCTCCGACAACCCGCCCGAACGGCCCGAGCCGCCGCCGGGAGCGATCGCAACCGACGTGTGGGTGCCGTACTGGACGCTCGACGACGTCACCACCGACGGGATCGACCGGCTGCAGGTCGTCCGGGAGCTCTCACCGTTCTGGTACGAGACGGTCGGCGTCGACGACATCCGGGTCGACGAGCAGGCCCAGGAGGACGAGATCGGCGTGTTCCTCGAGGCCGTCGACGGTGCGTACATCGTCCCGTCGATCCGCGATCACATGCCGGCCGGTGGGATGGCGGCGATCATCGCCGATCCGGCCACCCGCACCGAGCACGTCGAGACGATCCTCGCCTTCGCCGACGAGCACGAGGCGGTCGGGATCGACATCGACTACGAGCAGTTCGCGTTCGCCGACGGTTCCGACACGTGGGAGACGACCCGGCCGAACTGGGTCGCCTTCGTCGAGGAACTCGCCGACGCGCTGCACGACACCGACCGCACCCTCACCGTCAGCATCCCCGGCATCTGGGCGCGGACGGAGACGAGCGTCGAGGGCTACTGGGTGTACGACCACGCAGCGATCGCCCCGTTCGTCGACGCGATCCGGATCATGGCGTACGACTACTCGGTGGCCGAGCCGGGTCCGATCGCTCCGCTGTGGTGGGTGGAGGACGTGGTGGCGTCGCTGTCGGAGGAGGTGCCCGAGGAGTACCACTCGAAGCTGGTGCTCGGGGTGCCGAGCTACGGCGTGAACTGGGTGACGAGCGAGGTCGGCGAATGCCCCGATGACGCGACCGGCCGCACGGGCGTGACCGCTCGCGGTGCGCTCGACCTGGCCGATCGGCGCGGCGGTGTACCGGAGTACAACGACGTCGACGGCGAGTGGCGCTTCACGTACGCGTTGAACGTCGGTGAAGGCGACACGGCCTGCGTCCAGAACCGCCAGGTGCGCTGGGTCGACAGCGAAGGCGTCGACGCCCGTGTGCTGATCGCCCGCGAAGCCGGCTGGGGCGGCGCCGCCCTCTGGGCGTTGGGCTACGACGACCCCGAGGTCTGGGCAGCCTTCACCGACGCCGCCCGCCGAGACCTCTCGACGACCACCACGACGGAGTAG
- a CDS encoding reprolysin-like metallopeptidase, with the protein MQHFASWREAFLNKSSRRVCALLGAAAALVVGSIVPAAGASATGESNHFTDAPAVADPSGEVESITTNAVRSRTVHIDVDGLLADLATGSVTFDLFDDTSVSFTGVGRGAGVDGGSTWSATGESSTFSLTIDDGVRGTWMSGATVYSVRPAGDGAHLVAEHSNESAGRVEHQEPDPDDRPVALSDERIAEALAQRPSGEQSPRSAQADGSAVVRVLTVYTTSARTWYGGAANAEAAIAAMVNDTNTILSNSGVDVQVESAGIQHVAHNDLATTSADLQALTFADTEALDDVHFERFITDADVVMMVRSPAGFVCGSAWALQLAQSGWDDDYAFGVIDSVCAPAPEYGYAHEFGHLFGADHGYGDGVGVFSYSTGYRAPVGNPGGRYRTVMAYEDGPDCECPVIPYFSSPRSIDGIGSIGSASQDNTRTMNNTAARVAAYRPLPYLTFGPDRLLETRSGPDNLTADGEFQGQGVRAAGSTLQLQVSGRSLVIDSDEAVLLNVTAINPSAAGHITVWPCNEQQPTASNLNYTPGGVVANTVLAKLDNRGRVCIYTHAQVHLVVDVSAAVPNDSSLRPVVPARLLETRSGPAFRTSDGQNQGGGVRSAGSVTKIEVAGRGGVPPTATAAMLNVTAVNPSAAGHITVWPCDQSQPTASSLNAGPGQVVPNAVLAKLDPQGNICIYTHASMHLLLDVAGAVTNGSPLVSIQPARVLETRSGAGNTTVDGYYRNTGPIGPYQWARLALIHEVGDQYVGRGGVDTGARSAIVNITAVNPESAGHITAYDCAFEIPNASNLNYAPGQVVANMAIVTLSYDDIEVDEGFCIASRGRTHLLVDVVAWL; encoded by the coding sequence GTGCAGCACTTCGCGAGCTGGCGGGAGGCCTTCTTGAACAAGTCATCACGGCGCGTGTGTGCGCTGCTCGGAGCTGCCGCGGCACTCGTCGTCGGATCGATCGTGCCGGCCGCGGGAGCGTCGGCGACCGGCGAGTCGAACCACTTCACCGATGCGCCGGCGGTCGCCGACCCGTCGGGCGAGGTCGAGTCGATCACGACGAATGCGGTCCGTAGCCGGACGGTGCACATCGACGTCGACGGACTCCTCGCCGACCTGGCGACCGGGTCGGTCACGTTCGACCTGTTCGACGACACGAGCGTCTCGTTCACCGGTGTCGGGCGTGGCGCGGGCGTCGACGGCGGTTCGACGTGGTCGGCGACCGGCGAGTCGTCCACGTTCTCGCTCACGATCGACGACGGCGTGCGCGGCACGTGGATGTCGGGCGCCACCGTCTATTCGGTCCGACCCGCCGGTGACGGGGCGCACCTCGTCGCCGAGCACTCGAACGAGAGCGCCGGCCGGGTCGAGCACCAAGAGCCCGATCCCGACGACCGTCCCGTTGCCCTGAGCGACGAGCGGATCGCCGAAGCACTGGCGCAGCGTCCGAGCGGCGAGCAGTCGCCGCGGTCGGCACAGGCCGACGGCTCTGCGGTCGTCCGCGTGCTCACGGTGTACACGACCTCGGCCCGCACCTGGTACGGCGGCGCAGCAAACGCCGAGGCGGCGATCGCCGCGATGGTGAACGACACCAACACGATCCTGTCGAACTCCGGCGTCGACGTGCAGGTCGAGTCGGCCGGCATCCAGCACGTCGCCCACAACGATCTGGCGACGACGTCCGCCGACCTCCAGGCCCTCACCTTCGCCGACACCGAAGCACTCGACGACGTCCACTTCGAGCGGTTCATCACCGACGCCGACGTCGTGATGATGGTGCGCAGCCCGGCCGGGTTCGTCTGTGGTTCGGCCTGGGCCCTCCAACTGGCCCAGAGCGGCTGGGACGACGACTACGCGTTCGGCGTGATCGACTCCGTGTGCGCGCCGGCACCCGAGTACGGCTACGCCCACGAGTTCGGGCACCTGTTCGGTGCCGATCACGGGTACGGCGACGGCGTCGGAGTCTTCTCGTACAGCACCGGCTACCGCGCCCCGGTCGGCAACCCCGGCGGTCGCTACCGCACGGTGATGGCGTACGAGGACGGGCCCGATTGCGAGTGCCCGGTCATCCCGTACTTCTCCTCGCCGCGCTCGATCGACGGGATCGGCTCGATCGGTTCGGCATCGCAGGACAACACCCGGACGATGAACAACACGGCCGCCCGCGTGGCCGCCTACCGACCGTTGCCGTACCTGACGTTCGGTCCGGATCGTCTGCTCGAGACACGGTCGGGCCCCGACAACCTGACCGCCGACGGCGAGTTCCAAGGTCAGGGCGTTCGCGCCGCCGGCTCGACCCTGCAGCTTCAGGTGTCGGGGCGCAGCCTCGTCATCGACAGCGACGAAGCGGTGTTGTTGAACGTGACGGCGATCAACCCGTCGGCGGCCGGCCACATCACGGTGTGGCCGTGCAACGAGCAGCAACCGACCGCTTCGAACCTGAACTACACACCCGGCGGCGTGGTCGCCAACACGGTGCTGGCGAAGCTCGACAATCGGGGCCGAGTGTGCATCTACACCCACGCCCAGGTCCACCTCGTCGTCGACGTGAGTGCCGCCGTGCCGAACGATTCGAGCCTGCGCCCGGTGGTGCCGGCCCGGCTGCTCGAGACCCGGTCGGGTCCGGCGTTCCGCACCAGCGACGGACAGAACCAGGGCGGCGGCGTGCGATCAGCCGGGAGCGTCACCAAGATCGAGGTCGCCGGTCGTGGCGGGGTTCCGCCGACGGCCACGGCGGCGATGCTCAACGTAACGGCGGTGAACCCGTCGGCGGCCGGCCACATCACGGTCTGGCCGTGCGATCAGAGTCAGCCGACGGCGTCGAGCCTCAACGCCGGACCGGGTCAGGTCGTGCCGAACGCGGTACTCGCCAAACTCGACCCGCAGGGCAACATCTGCATCTACACCCACGCGAGCATGCACCTGCTGCTCGACGTCGCCGGTGCGGTCACGAACGGTTCGCCGCTCGTGTCGATCCAGCCGGCCCGCGTCCTCGAGACGCGTTCGGGCGCCGGCAACACGACGGTCGACGGGTACTACCGCAACACCGGCCCGATCGGGCCCTACCAGTGGGCGCGCCTCGCCCTCATCCACGAGGTCGGCGATCAGTACGTCGGGCGTGGCGGGGTCGACACGGGTGCCCGGTCGGCGATCGTCAACATCACGGCGGTCAACCCGGAGAGCGCCGGCCACATCACGGCCTACGACTGCGCCTTCGAGATCCCGAACGCGTCGAACCTCAACTACGCGCCGGGTCAGGTCGTGGCGAACATGGCGATCGTGACGCTGAGCTACGACGACATCGAGGTCGACGAGGGCTTCTGTATCGCCAGCCGCGGCCGAACCCACCTCCTCGTCGACGTCGTCGCCTGGCTCTGA